Proteins from a single region of Ischnura elegans chromosome 2, ioIscEleg1.1, whole genome shotgun sequence:
- the LOC124154372 gene encoding uncharacterized protein LOC124154372, with translation MATTRHLIVFGAAIALAAALAHQDLLFVEPMEGYMDCRARTEAQRWVIRQCLENDFSEKALSETKELYKDSRCPFCMHVCRKQDEIRRCLRESWDVDTLFPHPSNRSLEMVPLVRGFVEESLHTLCENDAASLSVLFDAENRECLNRPWTTCGHHLEGYVDLDLVGFCEFTGKPGLDPFSKQFICEQFNKYFECGEEETRRCPEEFKTSVAQVMSIWRNSSFCSR, from the exons ATGGCTACCACGAGGCATTTGATTGTTTTTG GGGCTGCCATAGCACTAGCAGCGGCACTAGCTCACCAAGATCTTCTTTTTGTTGAACCAATGGAAGGCTATATGGACTGTCGAGCAAGAACTGAG GCTCAAAGGTGGGTGATACGTCAATGCTTAGAGAATGACTTCTCCGAAAAAGCACTGAGTGAGACCAAAGAATTGTACAAAGATTCCAGATGCCCCTTTTGCATGCACGTATGCAG AAAACAGGATGAAATACGCCGCTGCTTAAGAGAGTCTTGGGATGTCGACACCCTCTTCCCTCATCCTTCGAATAGATCATTGGAAATGGTTCCCTTGGTACGAGGTTTCGTCGAAGAAAGCCTTCATACCCTCTGCGAAAACGATGCTGCATCGCTCAGTG TGCTCTTTGACGCAGAAAACCGGGAATGTCTTAACAGACCCTGGACCACTTGTGGGCATCATCTGGAAGGATATGTGGACTTAGACCTCGTCGGTTTTTGCGAATTCACAGGCAAACCGGGGCTGGATCCTTTCTCCAAGCAATTCATTTGCGA GCAATTTAACAAATACTTTGAATGCGGAGAGGAAGAAACCAGAAGGTGTCCGGAGGAATTTAAAACATCTGTCGCTCAAGTCATGTCCATATGGAGAAATTCGTCTTTTTGCTCgagataa